From Carettochelys insculpta isolate YL-2023 chromosome 22, ASM3395843v1, whole genome shotgun sequence, one genomic window encodes:
- the BBC3 gene encoding bcl-2-binding component 3, whose protein sequence is MARPLQERSRAEPTAAVPGDPAFLLRGAVAVPPTVCPGSLALPPRLSCNLCPAGPPSCSLYRCIRGPEPPRSRGTGTSTRRWDAPEAGGTRGSSLAHELQPVLDEGPTREQPPTQLAPEGTEPDGRLPREPLNPERLLGVQLRRMGDAFQEAHERQWRERQRQGALWARFYHCISQLLGAFYNMPVDVMPELQPN, encoded by the exons ATGGCCAGACCACTGCAGGAGAGGAGCCGCGCTGAGCCGACAGCCGCCGTGCCCGGGGACCCAGCCTTCCTGCTGCGGGGGGCGGTGGCCGTGCCGCCCACCGTCTGCCCGGGCAGCCTCGCCCTACCACCCCGGCTGAGCTGCAACCTctgccctgctgggcccccctcctGCTCGCTCTACCGCTGCATCCGTGGGCCAGAGCCCCCCAGGAGCCGCGGCACTGGCACCAGCACCAGGCGCTGGGATGCCCCCGAAGCTGGaggaaccaggggcagcagcctggcacatG AACTGCAGCCCGTGTTGGATGAGGGGCCCACCAGGGAGCAACCCCCGACGCAGCTGGCCCCAGAGGGTACAGAGCCTGACGGCCGCCTGCCCAGAGAGCCCCTGAACCCAGAGCGGCTGCTCGGAGTGCAGCTGCGGCGCATGGGTGATGCCTTCCAGGAGGCCCATGAGAGACAG TGGCGGGAGCGCCAGCGTCAGGGAGCCCTTTGGGCTCGTTTCTACCACTGCATCTCTCAGCTGCTGGGCGCCTTCTACAACATGCCAGTGGACGTGATGCCTGAGCTGCAGCCCAACTAA